One Bacillus amyloliquefaciens DSM 7 = ATCC 23350 DNA window includes the following coding sequences:
- a CDS encoding ABC transporter permease, with amino-acid sequence MTGRALFFQRMFHYWRYQWKVFRTIIDWTVALYIVLPASAFVVYQYAEWLNGKGLLDGAAGVLGWDWLYVFSVLLLCTGFIHTFLLEADHVFLVHAKHLMQQLKRYALLYSMFLSFIKWGVLAVLLFPLWRQYGDCTFSAYSGMFCCLFGFHTAILAVHRQRKNSRQTFGNQTSGWLKVIVMMAGAFFMIRFAAEWYWLWPAGCILFICSVLVTWKEADSLSAFEEEVLEENKRKLSFAASVLMLSHDVQLPNVKNKGRSKPFFYPGSKHIFSKRSAYTAWKELFFKVLIRNGGYLRQLYLLTAAFTALILVLPLLLKPAALILCMLVSRYAASLLFDRITDKPVLSGIKRESDDYFRARNSALTLIQVICSAWCLIAAILSALYM; translated from the coding sequence ATGACCGGGCGGGCTTTGTTTTTTCAAAGGATGTTTCATTATTGGCGGTATCAATGGAAGGTGTTCCGGACGATCATTGATTGGACGGTCGCGCTGTATATCGTTCTTCCAGCTTCCGCATTCGTCGTTTACCAATATGCTGAATGGCTGAACGGGAAGGGGCTTCTTGATGGGGCGGCCGGCGTATTGGGCTGGGACTGGCTGTATGTATTCAGTGTCCTGCTATTGTGCACGGGGTTTATTCATACCTTTTTGCTGGAAGCGGATCACGTGTTTTTGGTGCATGCAAAACATTTGATGCAACAGCTGAAACGGTACGCGCTCTTGTATTCGATGTTCCTATCTTTCATCAAATGGGGAGTGCTTGCGGTGCTGTTATTTCCCTTATGGCGCCAGTACGGTGACTGTACTTTTTCGGCATATTCAGGTATGTTTTGCTGTCTGTTCGGCTTCCATACCGCGATATTAGCGGTGCACCGGCAAAGAAAAAACAGCAGGCAGACATTCGGGAATCAGACGTCAGGCTGGCTGAAAGTGATCGTTATGATGGCGGGCGCGTTTTTCATGATCCGCTTTGCCGCCGAGTGGTACTGGCTTTGGCCGGCAGGCTGTATATTGTTTATCTGCTCCGTTCTTGTTACTTGGAAAGAGGCAGATTCTTTATCAGCTTTTGAGGAAGAAGTGCTTGAGGAGAATAAGCGCAAGCTTTCATTTGCGGCCTCTGTTTTGATGCTCAGTCATGATGTGCAGCTGCCGAATGTGAAAAATAAAGGACGGAGCAAGCCGTTTTTTTATCCCGGCTCAAAGCATATCTTTTCAAAACGGTCGGCGTATACGGCGTGGAAAGAATTGTTTTTTAAAGTGCTGATCCGTAATGGCGGGTATCTCCGGCAGCTTTACCTTTTAACCGCGGCTTTTACGGCTCTTATTCTCGTTCTTCCGCTTTTGCTGAAACCGGCCGCCCTCATTTTATGTATGCTAGTCAGCCGGTACGCCGCTTCGCTTTTATTTGACCGGATTACGGACAAACCGGTTTTAAGCGGAATCAAGAGAGAGAGTGATGACTATTTTCGGGCGAGAAACAGCGCATTAACTCTCATTCAAGTCATCTGTTCCGCCTGGTGCCTCATTGCCGCGATTCTTTCCGCCCTTTATATGTGA
- a CDS encoding ABC transporter ATP-binding protein, translating into MGDLLNANIVSAGYADRPKVISNVSFTVNSREIAGLIGANGAGKSTVIKAILGLSRDMEGCIEWNDSSYAYIPERPSFYDELTLWEHLELTGSLRGIESGAWRERAGRLLDEFSLTAVKHELPSGFSKGMQQKLMLMQAFLAKPDIYIIDEPFIGLDPISTKLFTDMLIAEKERGAGILMCTHVLDTAEKICDRFYLLDQGALLLQGALEELQERTGGRSLLDCFYSAVRGSQR; encoded by the coding sequence TTGGGAGACTTATTGAATGCAAACATTGTATCCGCCGGCTATGCTGACAGGCCGAAGGTGATTTCAAATGTATCTTTTACGGTCAATTCGAGAGAAATTGCCGGGTTAATCGGGGCGAACGGCGCGGGAAAAAGTACAGTGATAAAGGCGATTCTCGGGCTGTCCCGGGATATGGAAGGGTGTATTGAGTGGAATGATTCATCTTATGCTTACATACCGGAGCGGCCGAGTTTTTATGATGAACTGACGCTCTGGGAGCATCTCGAGCTGACCGGATCATTACGGGGCATAGAAAGCGGAGCATGGCGTGAGCGGGCCGGGCGGCTGCTTGATGAATTTTCATTGACGGCGGTAAAACATGAATTGCCTTCCGGTTTTTCAAAAGGGATGCAGCAAAAGCTGATGCTCATGCAGGCGTTTTTGGCGAAACCGGATATTTACATCATTGATGAACCGTTTATCGGACTTGATCCGATCTCAACGAAGCTGTTTACCGACATGCTGATTGCTGAGAAAGAAAGGGGCGCGGGTATTCTGATGTGCACCCACGTTCTGGATACTGCCGAAAAAATCTGCGACCGTTTTTATTTGCTGGATCAAGGCGCTCTGCTTCTTCAAGGCGCGTTAGAAGAGCTTCAGGAAAGAACAGGGGGCCGTTCATTGTTAGATTGCTTTTATTCAGCGGTTCGGGGCAGTCAGCGATGA
- a CDS encoding DeoR family transcriptional regulator, whose amino-acid sequence MKPSTNRMLTRIKSVYMFIQEKGLVTTQELVDEFGITPRTIQRDLNVLAYNDLVHSPSRGKWETTRKKVKITS is encoded by the coding sequence TTGAAACCTTCAACAAATCGTATGCTGACTCGGATTAAATCAGTTTACATGTTCATTCAGGAAAAAGGCCTTGTGACAACACAGGAACTGGTTGATGAATTCGGCATTACACCTAGAACCATTCAGCGAGACTTAAATGTGTTAGCATACAATGATCTTGTTCATAGTCCTAGCCGAGGCAAGTGGGAGACAACACGAAAAAAAGTGAAAATTACATCTTAA
- a CDS encoding pseudouridine synthase → MRLDKLLANSGFGSRKDVKKIVKAGAVMIDGEPAKDVKIHVDPDKQDITVYGEPAEYREFIYVMMNKPQGVLSATEDSRQQTVVDLLTPEEQRFEPFPAGRLDKDTEGFLLLTNDGQLAHRLLSPKKHVPKTYEVRLTSPLSPEDIIDLERGVVIEGGYKTKPAAVKTITESPDETVIHLTITEGKYHQVKLMAKAVGNEVAYLKRLSMGAVSLDPELKPGEFRELTEEELAALKDAEM, encoded by the coding sequence ATGAGACTTGATAAGCTGCTTGCCAACAGCGGATTCGGCTCAAGAAAAGATGTGAAAAAAATCGTCAAGGCAGGGGCTGTCATGATTGACGGAGAGCCGGCGAAAGATGTGAAAATCCATGTCGATCCCGATAAACAGGACATCACGGTATACGGAGAGCCGGCAGAGTACCGTGAGTTTATTTATGTCATGATGAATAAGCCGCAAGGAGTGCTGTCCGCTACAGAAGACAGCCGCCAGCAAACGGTGGTTGATCTGCTGACGCCTGAAGAACAGCGGTTCGAACCGTTTCCGGCGGGACGTCTTGATAAGGATACGGAAGGCTTTTTGCTTCTGACTAACGACGGGCAGCTCGCTCATCGTCTGCTTTCGCCGAAAAAGCATGTACCCAAAACATACGAGGTTCGGCTAACATCACCTCTGTCTCCGGAAGACATCATCGATCTGGAAAGAGGCGTTGTGATTGAAGGAGGCTATAAGACGAAGCCGGCAGCCGTTAAAACGATTACCGAAAGTCCGGATGAAACGGTCATTCATTTGACTATTACAGAAGGCAAGTATCATCAGGTGAAGCTGATGGCAAAGGCCGTCGGAAATGAAGTGGCTTATTTAAAGCGGCTTTCGATGGGGGCTGTTTCTCTTGACCCGGAGCTTAAGCCGGGAGAATTTCGCGAGCTGACAGAAGAAGAGCTCGCAGCGCTGAAAGATGCTGAAATGTAA
- a CDS encoding polysaccharide biosynthesis protein, translated as MSSKLLRGTFVLTLGTYISRILGMIYLIPFGAMVGATGGALFQYGYNQYTLFLNIATMGFPAAVSKFVSKYNSKGDYETSRRMLRAGMSVMLVTGMIAFSILYISAPFFAETSLGGTSNNGLTIDHVVYVIRMVSLALLVVPIMSLVRGFFQGHQMMGPTAVSQVVEQLARIIFLLGATYLILRVINGGLVIAVGYATFAALIGSFGGLVVLYIYWNKRKGDLLAMKPNLVPSANLSYKKMFIELFSYAAPYVFVGLAIPLYSYIDTNTFNKAMIAAGHKDISQDMLAIVTLYVPKLVMIPVSLATAFGLTLIPTITESFTSRNYKLLNQQINQTMQIILFLVIPAVVGMSVLSGPAYTFFYGSESLRPDIGQDILFWYAPVAILFSLFTVNAAILQGINKQKFAVVSLFIGVIIKVVLNVPLIKLFQGDGAILATALGYIASLLYGFIMIKRHAGYSYTVLMKRVILIAVLSVVMGVAVKLTQWLLGFFVTYQSGQLHAAIVVFVCAAVGGAVYMFAAYRIGFLQKMFGNRLPRVLRRGRHSAH; from the coding sequence ATGTCAAGCAAATTGTTAAGGGGCACGTTCGTGCTGACGCTCGGCACCTATATATCGCGGATTTTAGGGATGATTTATCTGATCCCGTTCGGAGCGATGGTCGGAGCGACGGGCGGAGCTTTGTTTCAATACGGATATAATCAATATACACTGTTTTTAAACATTGCCACGATGGGATTTCCCGCCGCGGTTTCAAAGTTTGTCTCGAAATATAATTCCAAAGGAGACTATGAAACGAGCAGGCGTATGCTGAGAGCGGGAATGTCGGTTATGCTCGTTACCGGGATGATCGCTTTTTCGATTCTTTATATTTCGGCGCCGTTTTTTGCGGAAACATCTCTCGGCGGCACGAGTAATAACGGACTTACGATTGACCACGTCGTTTATGTCATCCGGATGGTCAGTCTGGCACTTTTGGTTGTGCCGATTATGAGTCTTGTGCGCGGTTTTTTCCAAGGCCATCAGATGATGGGGCCGACAGCCGTTTCTCAGGTTGTGGAACAGCTTGCCCGGATCATCTTTTTATTGGGCGCGACGTATTTGATTTTAAGAGTGATTAACGGCGGCCTTGTCATCGCAGTCGGATATGCGACTTTCGCAGCGCTGATCGGATCATTCGGAGGGCTTGTCGTCCTTTATATTTACTGGAATAAGCGGAAGGGCGATCTTCTGGCGATGAAGCCGAACCTCGTCCCGTCCGCAAACTTAAGCTATAAAAAAATGTTTATTGAGCTTTTCAGCTATGCAGCTCCTTACGTTTTTGTCGGCCTGGCGATTCCTTTGTATTCTTATATCGATACGAATACGTTTAATAAAGCGATGATTGCGGCGGGCCATAAGGACATCAGCCAGGACATGCTGGCAATTGTCACTCTTTATGTGCCGAAGCTTGTGATGATTCCGGTTTCACTGGCGACCGCATTCGGCCTGACACTGATTCCGACGATTACCGAATCATTTACGAGCAGGAATTATAAGCTTTTGAACCAGCAGATTAACCAGACGATGCAGATCATTCTGTTTTTGGTTATTCCCGCCGTTGTCGGGATGTCCGTGTTATCGGGGCCGGCCTATACGTTCTTCTACGGCTCTGAAAGCCTTCGCCCGGATATCGGACAGGATATTTTGTTCTGGTACGCGCCTGTCGCGATTTTGTTTTCTCTGTTTACCGTAAACGCCGCGATTCTGCAAGGGATTAATAAGCAGAAATTTGCTGTCGTGAGCCTTTTCATCGGCGTCATTATAAAAGTGGTGCTGAACGTGCCGCTGATCAAGCTGTTTCAGGGAGACGGGGCCATATTGGCAACGGCGCTCGGTTATATCGCTTCTCTACTGTACGGTTTTATCATGATTAAGCGCCATGCGGGCTATTCGTATACAGTGCTTATGAAACGGGTCATTTTAATTGCGGTCTTATCCGTCGTGATGGGAGTTGCGGTCAAGCTGACTCAATGGCTGCTCGGCTTTTTCGTCACGTACCAAAGCGGCCAGCTGCATGCGGCGATTGTCGTCTTTGTCTGTGCTGCTGTCGGCGGTGCGGTGTACATGTTTGCCGCGTACCGAATCGGATTTTTGCAGAAAATGTTTGGAAACCGTCTGCCCCGCGTTTTGAGAAGAGGCAGGCATTCCGCCCATTGA
- a CDS encoding NAD(P)/FAD-dependent oxidoreductase → MKHFDVIVIGGGPSGLMAAIAAGEEGADVLLIDKGNKLGRKLAISGGGRCNVTNRLPVEEIIKHIPGNGRFLYSAFSEFNNEDIIAFFEKLGIQLKEEDHGRMFPVTDKAQSVVDALLNRLKELNVTIRTNEKIKEVRYENGRAAGITTNNDEHISAGAVIIAVGGKSVPHTGSTGDGYAWAEAAGHTVTELFPTEVPVTSSEPFIKQKTLQGLSLRNTAVSVLNKKGKPIVTHVMDMLFTHFGLSGPAILRCSQFVVKELKKQPEVKLRIDLFPGINEEDLFQRMHKELKDAPKKALKNALKPWMQERYLLFLLERNGLDPQISFTELPKDQFRAFVKDCKQFTVAADGTLSLDKAFVTGGGVSVKEIEPKQMASKKMEGLYFCGEILDIHGYTGGYNITSALVTGRLAGLNAGRFSHSL, encoded by the coding sequence ATGAAACATTTTGACGTGATTGTGATCGGCGGCGGCCCGTCCGGTTTAATGGCTGCGATTGCCGCAGGCGAAGAAGGGGCAGATGTCTTATTAATTGATAAAGGAAACAAGCTGGGACGGAAGCTGGCGATTTCCGGCGGCGGGCGCTGCAACGTAACCAACCGCCTCCCCGTTGAAGAAATCATCAAACACATCCCCGGAAACGGCCGCTTCTTATACAGCGCGTTTTCCGAATTTAACAATGAAGATATCATCGCCTTTTTTGAGAAACTCGGAATTCAGCTGAAAGAAGAAGACCACGGGCGCATGTTCCCGGTGACAGACAAAGCGCAAAGCGTTGTCGATGCGCTTTTGAACCGTTTAAAAGAACTGAATGTCACCATCCGCACAAATGAAAAAATCAAAGAAGTGCGGTACGAGAACGGCAGGGCTGCGGGCATTACGACAAACAATGACGAACACATTTCCGCCGGCGCCGTCATTATCGCCGTCGGCGGAAAGTCAGTCCCCCACACCGGCAGCACCGGAGACGGCTATGCATGGGCGGAAGCGGCCGGCCACACCGTGACGGAACTCTTTCCGACAGAAGTGCCGGTTACGTCCTCAGAGCCGTTTATTAAACAAAAAACACTTCAGGGGCTGTCCCTTAGAAACACGGCCGTCAGCGTCCTGAATAAAAAAGGCAAGCCTATCGTCACACATGTGATGGACATGCTGTTTACCCATTTCGGCTTGTCAGGCCCCGCCATTCTCCGCTGCAGCCAGTTTGTCGTCAAAGAACTGAAAAAGCAGCCCGAGGTCAAGCTCCGCATCGACCTGTTCCCCGGCATCAACGAGGAAGATTTATTTCAGCGGATGCATAAGGAGCTGAAAGACGCACCGAAAAAAGCGCTCAAAAATGCGCTGAAGCCGTGGATGCAGGAGCGGTACCTGCTTTTCCTTCTGGAACGGAACGGTCTTGATCCGCAAATCAGCTTTACGGAGCTGCCGAAGGATCAATTCAGGGCGTTTGTCAAAGACTGCAAACAATTTACGGTTGCTGCTGACGGAACGCTTTCTCTGGACAAAGCGTTTGTCACAGGCGGCGGTGTTTCCGTAAAAGAGATTGAACCGAAACAAATGGCGTCTAAAAAAATGGAAGGCTTATATTTTTGCGGAGAAATCCTCGATATTCACGGCTACACGGGAGGCTACAATATCACCTCAGCCCTTGTCACGGGGCGCCTCGCCGGCTTGAATGCAGGACGTTTCTCACACTCGCTGTAA
- the opuD gene encoding glycine betaine transporter OpuD: MKKKNISSVFWIVIVITAAAVLWGVVSPDSLQQVTETAQNFITDSFGWYYLLVVSIFVGFCLFLIVSPIGNIKLGKPGEKPEFGLLSWFAMLFSAGMGIGLVFYGAAEPISHYAISSPSGETETPQAFRDALRYTFFHWGLHAWAIYAVVALCIAYFQFRKDAPGLISSTLTPLLGDKVNGPIGKAIDCIAVFATVVGVATSLGLGATQINGGLNYLFGIPKTFSVQLILIVVVTVLFLISAWSGIGKGIKYLSNTNMILAGILMIFMLIAGPTVLIMNSFTDSIGQYIQNIVQMSFRLSPNDPQKREWINSWTIFYWAWWISWSPFVGIFIARVSRGRTIREFLIGVLVTPCILAFLWFAIFGVSAMDLQQKGVFNVAGMTTDTMLFGALSHYPLTMVTSVLTLVLIAVFFITSADSATFVLGMQTSYGSLDPSNRVKITWGIIQSAVAAVLLYSGGLAALQNTAILAAVPFSVVILLMIVSLYKSLVSERKGIKQAEKYQKPRSPRVKKA, from the coding sequence TTGAAAAAGAAGAATATCTCCAGTGTTTTTTGGATTGTGATTGTTATCACAGCCGCTGCGGTTTTATGGGGTGTCGTTTCTCCGGACAGCCTGCAGCAAGTCACTGAAACAGCGCAAAATTTCATTACGGATTCTTTCGGCTGGTATTATCTGCTGGTCGTTTCTATATTTGTCGGTTTCTGTCTCTTTCTCATTGTGAGTCCGATCGGCAACATAAAACTCGGAAAACCCGGGGAAAAACCGGAATTCGGGTTATTATCATGGTTTGCCATGCTTTTCAGCGCGGGCATGGGAATCGGTTTGGTATTTTACGGGGCTGCGGAACCGATCAGCCATTACGCCATCAGCTCTCCCTCAGGTGAAACAGAAACGCCCCAAGCTTTTCGTGATGCGCTCCGGTACACATTTTTCCACTGGGGGCTGCACGCTTGGGCCATCTATGCGGTTGTCGCTTTATGTATCGCATATTTTCAATTCAGAAAAGACGCGCCCGGTTTAATCAGCAGCACACTGACACCGCTTTTAGGCGATAAAGTAAACGGGCCGATCGGCAAGGCAATTGACTGTATCGCCGTGTTTGCGACCGTTGTCGGTGTGGCGACAAGCTTGGGTCTCGGAGCGACTCAGATCAACGGCGGTCTGAATTATTTATTCGGCATTCCGAAGACATTTTCCGTTCAGCTGATCCTGATCGTTGTCGTGACCGTGCTTTTCTTGATTTCTGCGTGGAGCGGAATCGGCAAAGGAATTAAATACTTAAGCAATACCAACATGATACTCGCGGGTATTTTGATGATCTTTATGCTCATTGCAGGCCCGACGGTTTTGATTATGAACTCATTTACTGATTCTATCGGCCAATACATCCAAAATATCGTGCAGATGAGCTTTCGCTTGTCACCGAATGATCCCCAAAAGCGCGAATGGATTAACAGCTGGACCATTTTCTATTGGGCCTGGTGGATTTCCTGGTCGCCGTTTGTCGGCATATTTATCGCCCGGGTTTCAAGGGGCCGGACCATCCGGGAATTTTTAATCGGTGTGTTAGTGACACCTTGTATATTGGCTTTCTTATGGTTTGCAATCTTCGGTGTATCCGCTATGGATCTTCAGCAAAAAGGCGTTTTCAATGTCGCCGGAATGACAACGGATACGATGCTGTTCGGCGCACTCAGCCACTATCCGCTCACAATGGTGACATCCGTATTAACACTTGTTCTGATCGCTGTTTTCTTTATTACATCAGCAGATTCAGCGACATTTGTGCTTGGAATGCAAACGTCTTACGGCTCATTGGACCCGTCAAATCGGGTAAAAATCACTTGGGGCATCATCCAGTCCGCCGTAGCAGCGGTTTTATTATATTCCGGGGGTCTGGCCGCACTGCAAAACACGGCCATTCTCGCTGCGGTCCCGTTTTCAGTCGTGATCCTTCTGATGATCGTGTCTCTGTATAAATCATTAGTGAGCGAAAGAAAAGGAATCAAACAAGCGGAGAAATACCAAAAGCCGAGAAGTCCCCGCGTCAAAAAAGCATAA
- a CDS encoding sporulation protein Cse60 encodes MLKIAVFDEEHEKDLQTEVNSFLKGISEEQLVDIKYTVAAACDPEGEQLYCFSALILYRK; translated from the coding sequence ATGCTGAAGATAGCTGTTTTTGATGAGGAGCATGAAAAGGATCTGCAGACTGAAGTCAATTCATTTTTAAAAGGAATTTCCGAAGAACAGCTCGTCGATATTAAATATACGGTAGCGGCTGCCTGTGATCCTGAAGGGGAGCAGCTTTATTGTTTTTCCGCTCTCATTTTATACCGAAAGTAA
- a CDS encoding ABC transporter substrate-binding protein: protein MKRLLVLFLSFICMILPGCSAGQSSAGEKQKTLTVYSTISSDSERAVFRELADSFQKEHPGIQVKVHFPGNDYENMMRVRMAADDMPDLFDTHGWAKIRYGEYTADLSGMSWTKRLDPNLNSMLKDAKGRIYAFPLNQAKDGLAYNRTLLERYGIKPPDTMDDFMKALRQVKEKSGGTVTPFWFAGYEKSSFAQYYDQFAAPLLITDPAHRYKKQLLNGTFRWTHFTYLSDKLKEMQKENLLNTDAVTAKRSQLIDLMAQNKIAFTLQSGTLGQDVAQINPKVKVGIIPTPAVHKGDAPVWIGGERYTLAASKDSSRLKEAKQFIAFMARPEHAKSIAEATSLPAGLVNVKTDIFYANDYKRYQHIKVQPYFDRLYLPNGMWDVMGTAGQELMADILTPSEISAKLGREYKRLRLQSDSQGAEEE from the coding sequence ATGAAACGCTTACTGGTTTTGTTTCTTTCTTTTATTTGTATGATACTTCCCGGCTGTTCCGCGGGACAGAGCAGCGCAGGAGAAAAGCAGAAAACCTTGACCGTCTATTCCACTATATCCTCAGACAGCGAACGCGCCGTGTTCAGAGAATTGGCTGATTCATTCCAAAAAGAACATCCGGGCATTCAAGTAAAAGTTCATTTCCCAGGCAATGACTACGAAAATATGATGAGAGTCAGAATGGCGGCCGATGACATGCCCGATCTATTCGACACTCACGGCTGGGCCAAAATCCGCTACGGAGAATATACAGCCGACCTCAGCGGCATGTCTTGGACGAAGCGGCTCGATCCGAATTTAAACAGCATGCTCAAGGACGCCAAAGGCAGGATATACGCCTTCCCTCTGAATCAGGCAAAGGACGGGCTTGCTTACAACCGCACCCTTTTGGAAAGATACGGAATTAAACCACCGGACACGATGGACGATTTCATGAAGGCGCTGAGACAGGTTAAAGAAAAAAGCGGCGGAACAGTCACTCCCTTCTGGTTTGCCGGCTATGAGAAAAGCTCATTTGCCCAATATTACGATCAATTCGCCGCACCGCTTCTCATCACAGATCCCGCTCACCGTTACAAAAAGCAGCTGTTAAACGGAACCTTCCGCTGGACACACTTCACCTATTTATCTGACAAACTGAAAGAGATGCAAAAAGAAAACCTGCTCAATACGGATGCCGTGACGGCAAAACGTTCCCAGCTGATTGATCTGATGGCGCAAAACAAAATCGCCTTTACGCTGCAGAGCGGCACCCTCGGCCAAGACGTCGCTCAAATCAATCCGAAGGTAAAAGTCGGCATCATACCGACCCCGGCAGTCCACAAAGGAGACGCACCGGTATGGATCGGGGGCGAACGTTATACGCTGGCGGCATCCAAGGATTCCTCTCGGCTGAAAGAAGCGAAACAGTTTATCGCATTTATGGCCCGTCCAGAACATGCAAAATCAATTGCCGAAGCGACCTCGCTTCCGGCAGGATTAGTGAATGTAAAGACGGACATTTTTTACGCAAATGACTATAAACGCTATCAGCATATTAAGGTGCAGCCTTATTTCGACCGCCTTTATTTGCCGAACGGAATGTGGGATGTGATGGGCACGGCCGGGCAGGAGCTGATGGCTGATATCTTAACTCCCTCAGAAATTTCGGCGAAACTCGGCAGGGAATATAAGCGGCTCCGTCTTCAATCTGATTCACAGGGAGCTGAAGAAGAATGA
- a CDS encoding carbohydrate ABC transporter permease, producing the protein MSDLARETAGFQNKKPIKPASLWWMYVPALATVFIFMIFPFAKGAFITFTNWNGFSQTYQWVGVTQYKRLLTDPDTWLVVKNTLLYGLGSTFFQNMLGLLYALLLNQSLKMKALTRTIVYLPVIISPLIMGYIWYFIFSYDGGALNDVLGALGIGSVNALASPAANPWIIVMINTYQYAGIAMIVYLAGLQSIPKDYYEAAKIDGAGGLQPFFTITLPLLMPAVTINMVINIIGGLKLFDVIFALTAGGPGNSSQSMSTFMYDLYFKRQDAGYAAAQGVFMSVIILVISFSALVYFKRKETEMS; encoded by the coding sequence ATGAGTGATCTTGCAAGAGAAACCGCCGGATTTCAAAATAAAAAGCCGATTAAACCCGCGTCATTATGGTGGATGTACGTCCCTGCTCTTGCCACGGTTTTTATTTTCATGATTTTTCCGTTTGCCAAAGGCGCTTTTATCACATTTACAAACTGGAACGGCTTCTCACAGACATATCAATGGGTGGGGGTCACCCAATATAAAAGGCTTTTGACAGACCCGGACACATGGCTCGTTGTGAAAAACACTTTGCTTTACGGGCTCGGAAGCACTTTTTTTCAGAATATGCTCGGGCTTTTATATGCGCTGCTTTTGAATCAAAGCTTAAAAATGAAGGCGCTCACAAGAACGATCGTCTACCTGCCTGTCATTATCAGTCCGCTGATCATGGGATACATTTGGTATTTTATTTTCTCGTATGACGGGGGCGCGCTGAATGATGTGCTTGGCGCGTTGGGTATCGGTTCTGTCAACGCCTTGGCAAGCCCGGCGGCAAACCCGTGGATCATCGTCATGATTAACACCTACCAATACGCAGGCATTGCGATGATTGTATATTTGGCGGGCCTGCAAAGCATTCCGAAAGATTATTACGAAGCGGCAAAAATAGATGGCGCGGGAGGCCTTCAGCCGTTTTTCACCATTACCCTGCCTTTATTGATGCCGGCTGTCACCATCAATATGGTCATCAATATCATCGGAGGACTCAAGCTGTTTGATGTCATTTTCGCCCTGACCGCAGGCGGGCCGGGCAATTCCTCCCAATCGATGTCGACATTTATGTATGATTTATATTTTAAACGGCAGGATGCGGGATATGCCGCCGCCCAAGGCGTGTTTATGTCCGTCATTATTCTTGTCATCAGCTTTTCGGCTCTCGTGTATTTCAAACGAAAGGAGACGGAAATGTCATGA
- a CDS encoding carbohydrate ABC transporter permease, with the protein MKTVRMRIFTLLAAVISCVHIVPFYILLTTSLKAKGDYSSKWSLPSAFSFQNFREAWERASLGQSFLNTIIITAVSAALLIFMGSLAAYPLARRNTKLNKIVFGLLISIMIIPPLTSMVPLYKMVADAGLINTHAAAILINTAAYMPLTVFLYSGFIRSSIPKELEEAAKMDGAGLIRTFYTIVFPLLKPITATVCIISCVFIWNDYQFAIFFLQDQKVQTLTVAMAGFFGENANNLHLVAAAAIMAMLPMVVLFLALQKYFISGLSSGAVKG; encoded by the coding sequence ATGAAAACAGTCCGAATGCGGATCTTTACCCTCTTGGCTGCCGTCATCTCATGCGTTCATATTGTCCCCTTTTATATATTGCTGACCACGTCATTAAAAGCAAAAGGAGACTACAGTTCAAAATGGTCGCTGCCCTCCGCTTTTTCATTTCAGAATTTCCGTGAAGCATGGGAGCGGGCCTCTCTCGGGCAATCTTTTCTGAACACGATCATCATTACAGCCGTTTCCGCCGCTTTGTTAATTTTCATGGGTTCGCTTGCCGCATATCCGCTCGCAAGAAGAAATACGAAGCTGAATAAAATCGTCTTCGGCCTTTTGATTTCAATTATGATCATCCCGCCTTTGACTTCCATGGTTCCTTTATACAAGATGGTCGCTGATGCGGGACTGATCAATACGCATGCCGCAGCGATTCTCATTAATACGGCTGCATATATGCCGCTGACCGTTTTCTTATATTCAGGATTTATCCGCTCTTCCATTCCGAAAGAGCTTGAGGAAGCGGCCAAGATGGACGGCGCCGGATTGATCAGGACTTTTTATACGATCGTGTTTCCCCTGCTGAAACCGATTACCGCAACGGTCTGCATTATTTCCTGCGTGTTTATCTGGAACGATTATCAATTTGCGATTTTCTTTTTACAAGATCAAAAGGTGCAGACGTTGACCGTGGCCATGGCGGGATTCTTCGGCGAAAACGCGAACAATCTTCACTTAGTCGCCGCAGCCGCAATTATGGCGATGCTGCCGATGGTCGTTTTGTTTTTGGCCCTTCAAAAATATTTTATCTCAGGGCTGTCCTCCGGGGCAGTCAAAGGCTGA